One part of the Mailhella massiliensis genome encodes these proteins:
- a CDS encoding sodium-dependent transporter, producing MAQREQLASRLGFLFLSAGCAIGLGNVWRFPFITGKYGGAVFLVAYLVFLLGMGLPILIMEFSVGRASRRNMSRAFQELTPGSRWKYFGCFSIIGSYALMMFYIPVAGWMMYYCWVTATGGLSLPVDQVPGVFTGLLASPGTMLFWTLVASLGCFGVCAMGLQKGVERVVKFMMGGLLLIVIGLAAHSITLPGSFEGVAFYLVPDLQRAMDAGIMSLINDAMNQAFFTLSIGIGAMCIFGSYLNRENSLTKESVFIVSLDTFVAFMSGLIIFPACFAFGVQPDAGPGLIFITLPNIFNNMALGRFWGTLFFVFMSAAALTTVIAVLENIISHFMDTYEWSRQKAVKVNCVVLTLCTLPCILGFNLWSDFQPLGAGSTIMDLEDFIISNNLLPIGSLIFCLFCCQRYGWGWDKFIAEADAGAGLKFPRFLRFYLTWILPVVLLVIFVEGYIQKFF from the coding sequence ATGGCTCAACGTGAACAGCTCGCCAGTCGACTGGGATTTCTGTTCCTTTCCGCTGGCTGTGCCATCGGGCTCGGCAATGTATGGCGTTTTCCTTTTATTACAGGTAAATATGGTGGTGCGGTCTTTCTTGTCGCCTACCTTGTGTTCCTTCTCGGCATGGGGCTTCCCATCCTTATCATGGAATTTTCCGTGGGCCGTGCCTCGCGGCGCAATATGTCCCGCGCCTTCCAGGAGCTGACGCCCGGTTCCCGATGGAAGTATTTCGGCTGCTTCAGCATCATAGGCTCCTACGCCCTCATGATGTTCTACATCCCCGTGGCCGGATGGATGATGTACTACTGCTGGGTCACGGCCACGGGCGGGCTGTCCCTTCCGGTGGATCAGGTTCCCGGTGTGTTCACCGGCCTTCTCGCCAGCCCCGGCACCATGCTTTTCTGGACGCTGGTGGCTTCTCTCGGCTGCTTCGGCGTCTGCGCCATGGGGCTGCAGAAGGGCGTGGAACGCGTGGTCAAGTTCATGATGGGCGGCCTTCTGCTCATCGTCATCGGGCTTGCCGCGCACTCCATCACCCTGCCCGGAAGCTTTGAGGGAGTGGCCTTCTATCTTGTGCCCGATCTGCAGCGCGCCATGGATGCGGGCATCATGTCGCTCATCAACGACGCCATGAATCAGGCCTTCTTCACCCTGAGCATCGGCATCGGCGCCATGTGCATTTTCGGCAGCTATCTCAACAGAGAGAACTCTCTGACCAAGGAATCGGTGTTCATCGTTTCTCTGGATACCTTCGTCGCCTTCATGTCGGGCCTCATCATCTTCCCGGCCTGTTTCGCCTTCGGCGTGCAGCCCGACGCAGGCCCCGGTCTCATTTTCATCACGCTCCCCAATATCTTCAACAACATGGCTCTGGGCCGCTTCTGGGGCACGCTCTTCTTCGTGTTCATGAGCGCGGCCGCGCTCACCACCGTCATCGCCGTGCTGGAAAACATCATTTCCCACTTCATGGACACTTACGAATGGTCCAGACAGAAGGCCGTGAAGGTGAACTGCGTGGTTCTTACCCTCTGCACGCTTCCCTGCATCCTGGGATTCAACCTGTGGTCGGACTTCCAGCCTCTGGGCGCGGGTTCCACCATCATGGATCTTGAGGACTTCATCATCAGCAACAACCTGCTGCCCATAGGCTCGCTCATCTTCTGCCTGTTCTGCTGCCAGCGCTACGGATGGGGCTGGGACAAGTTCATTGCCGAGGCCGATGCTGGCGCGGGCCTGAAGTTCCCCAGGTTCCTGCGCTTCTATCTGACCTGGATACTGCCTGTGGTGCTTCTGGTTATTTTTGTGGAAGGCTACATTCAGAAATTCTTCTAG
- a CDS encoding sodium-dependent transporter, protein MFQREQLASRLGFVLLSAGCAIGLGNVWRFPYITGKYGGAVFLVVYLLFLLFVGLPVLIMEFSVGRASRRNMAHALEKLEPKGTWWHKFGIMSPIGNYILMMFYIPIAGWMLCYCWFMLNGTLAVPTEQVPAVFGGMLGNPWLMLFWSVVVSASCFAICAMGLQKGVERVVKIMMLGLLIIMVGLAAHSCFLEGGSRGMEFYLKPDFGRAMDAGFMALVNDAMNQAFFTLSVGMGSMCIFGSYLKKDRSLTQESVIIVALDTFVALTAGLIIFPACFAFNVTPDAGPGLIFVTLPNIFNNMAMGRLWGFLFFVFMSAAALTTVIAVLENIIAFFMDGYGWSRRKATVINFVALTLLTLPCILGFNVWSGFEPFGKGSCVLDLEDFIISNNILPLGSFLFMLFCCHRYGWGWDGFVTEADEGKGMKFPRFLRFYLTWILPVVFLFIFAQGYIQKFF, encoded by the coding sequence ATGTTTCAAAGAGAGCAGCTTGCCAGTCGTCTGGGCTTCGTGCTTCTTTCCGCCGGCTGCGCCATCGGGCTCGGCAATGTGTGGCGTTTTCCTTACATCACCGGCAAATACGGTGGTGCGGTGTTTCTCGTCGTCTACCTTCTTTTCCTGCTCTTTGTGGGGCTTCCCGTACTGATTATGGAGTTCTCCGTGGGCCGCGCTTCGCGCCGCAACATGGCCCACGCGCTGGAAAAGCTGGAACCGAAGGGTACCTGGTGGCACAAGTTCGGCATCATGAGTCCCATCGGCAACTATATACTCATGATGTTCTATATTCCCATTGCGGGATGGATGCTCTGCTACTGCTGGTTCATGCTGAACGGCACGCTGGCCGTGCCCACGGAACAGGTGCCCGCGGTATTCGGCGGTATGCTGGGCAATCCCTGGCTCATGCTGTTCTGGTCGGTGGTGGTTTCCGCCTCCTGCTTCGCCATCTGCGCCATGGGCCTGCAGAAGGGCGTGGAGCGCGTGGTCAAGATCATGATGCTGGGGCTGCTCATCATCATGGTGGGGCTTGCCGCACATTCCTGCTTCCTTGAAGGCGGAAGCCGCGGCATGGAATTCTACCTCAAGCCCGACTTCGGGCGCGCCATGGATGCCGGATTCATGGCCCTCGTCAACGACGCCATGAATCAGGCCTTCTTCACTCTGAGCGTGGGCATGGGCAGCATGTGCATTTTCGGCAGCTACCTTAAAAAGGATCGTTCCCTCACTCAGGAATCCGTCATCATCGTCGCGCTGGATACCTTTGTGGCCCTTACCGCGGGTCTCATCATTTTTCCGGCATGTTTCGCCTTCAACGTCACTCCCGACGCAGGTCCCGGCCTCATCTTCGTCACGCTTCCCAACATCTTCAACAACATGGCCATGGGCCGCCTGTGGGGTTTTCTGTTCTTCGTGTTCATGAGCGCGGCCGCGCTCACCACCGTCATCGCCGTGCTGGAGAACATCATCGCCTTCTTCATGGACGGCTACGGCTGGTCGCGCAGAAAGGCCACCGTCATCAATTTCGTGGCGCTTACCCTGCTTACGCTTCCCTGTATTCTCGGCTTCAACGTATGGTCGGGTTTTGAACCCTTCGGCAAGGGCAGCTGCGTGCTGGATCTTGAAGACTTCATCATCAGCAACAACATTCTGCCCCTCGGTTCCTTCCTGTTCATGCTCTTCTGCTGTCACCGCTACGGCTGGGGCTGGGACGGCTTCGTGACCGAGGCCGACGAAGGCAAGGGTATGAAGTTCCCCAGGTTCCTGCGTTTCTATCTTACCTGGATACTGCCCGTGGTCTTCCTCTTCATCTTTGCCCAGGGATATATTCAGAAGTTCTTCTAA
- a CDS encoding sodium-dependent transporter, producing MQREKMASRIGFLFVSAGCAIGLGNVWRFPYITGKYGGAVFVAAYLFFLFMLALPLLIMEFSVGRASQQNLGNALRVLEPEGTSWHRMGWISMVGSYLLMMFYIPVAGWMLFYVWRTAAGSLELPPDQMPAAFGSMLADPAGMTFWAFLTSILCFLVCSFGLRRGIERVVKIMMTGLLVIMLGLALRAVTLPGALDGLAFYLAPDWERAVNAGIWSLLNDAMNQAFFTLGLGIGSMCIFGSYLGREYTITQESLCIVGLDTFVAMMSGFIIFPACFAFGVEPDSGPGLIFITLPNVFNSMPGGRFWGTLFFVFMSAAALTTVITVIENIISYSMDVWKWSRRKSTLVNGVALTLLTLPCVLGFNVLSFVQPLGAGSTLMDLEDFILSNNLLSVGAVTFMLFCCHKFGWGWDNFMAETDAGRGVKFPRALRFYLTWILPLVVALVFVQGYIQKFFS from the coding sequence ATGCAACGAGAAAAGATGGCCAGCCGTATCGGTTTTCTGTTCGTTTCCGCAGGATGCGCCATTGGGCTCGGCAATGTCTGGAGATTTCCCTACATCACGGGGAAATACGGCGGGGCCGTCTTTGTGGCGGCCTACCTGTTCTTTCTGTTCATGCTGGCGCTGCCTCTGCTCATCATGGAATTTTCCGTGGGCCGCGCTTCGCAGCAGAATCTCGGCAACGCCCTGCGTGTGCTGGAACCCGAGGGCACTTCCTGGCACCGCATGGGCTGGATCAGCATGGTGGGCAGTTATCTGCTCATGATGTTCTATATCCCCGTGGCGGGCTGGATGCTCTTTTATGTATGGAGAACAGCCGCAGGCTCTCTTGAGCTGCCTCCCGATCAGATGCCCGCCGCCTTCGGCTCCATGCTGGCCGATCCTGCGGGCATGACCTTCTGGGCCTTTCTCACGTCCATCCTCTGTTTTCTGGTGTGCAGCTTCGGGCTTCGCCGGGGCATAGAACGCGTGGTCAAAATCATGATGACGGGCCTTCTCGTCATCATGCTGGGACTTGCGCTGCGCGCCGTCACCCTGCCGGGAGCTCTGGACGGCCTTGCCTTCTACCTTGCCCCCGACTGGGAACGTGCGGTGAATGCCGGTATCTGGAGCCTTTTGAACGATGCCATGAATCAGGCCTTCTTCACCCTCGGGCTCGGCATAGGTTCCATGTGCATCTTCGGCAGTTACCTCGGGCGGGAATACACCATCACGCAGGAATCCCTCTGCATCGTCGGACTCGACACCTTCGTGGCCATGATGTCGGGCTTCATCATCTTTCCGGCCTGCTTTGCCTTCGGGGTGGAACCGGATTCCGGACCGGGACTTATTTTCATTACGCTTCCCAACGTGTTCAACTCCATGCCGGGGGGCCGCTTCTGGGGGACGCTTTTCTTCGTGTTCATGAGCGCGGCCGCGCTCACCACCGTGATCACCGTCATCGAGAACATCATTTCCTACAGCATGGACGTGTGGAAGTGGTCGCGCAGAAAGTCCACGCTGGTCAACGGCGTAGCGCTTACCCTGCTCACGCTTCCCTGCGTGCTGGGCTTCAACGTGCTTTCCTTCGTGCAGCCTCTCGGAGCGGGCAGCACGCTCATGGATCTTGAAGACTTCATTCTCAGCAACAACCTGCTTTCGGTGGGGGCCGTCACCTTCATGCTGTTCTGCTGTCATAAGTTCGGCTGGGGCTGGGACAATTTCATGGCGGAAACGGATGCGGGCCGCGGCGTCAAATTCCCCCGGGCGTTGCGTTTCTATCTTACCTGGATTCTGCCTCTGGTTGTGGCCCTCGTCTTCGTGCAGGGCTATATTCAGAAGTTCTTCTCCTGA